One region of Quercus lobata isolate SW786 chromosome 2, ValleyOak3.0 Primary Assembly, whole genome shotgun sequence genomic DNA includes:
- the LOC115976310 gene encoding glyceraldehyde-3-phosphate dehydrogenase A, chloroplastic-like gives MASATLSVAKPSLQANGKGFAEFSGLRNSSACLSFGRKSSDDIFSIVAIQTHSAGSGGYRRGVVEAKLKVAINGFGRIGRNFLRCWHGRKDSPLDVIAINDTGGVKQASHLLKYDSTLGIFDADVKPSGDKAISVDGKIIKVVSNRNPVDLPWKDLEIDLVIEGTGVFVDREGAGKHIQAGAKKVLITAPGKGDIPTYVVGVNADAYNPAEAIISNASCTTNCLAPFVKVLDQKFGIIKGTMTTTHSYTGDQRLLDASHRDLRRARAAALNIVPTSTGAAKAVALVLPSLKGKLNGIALRVPTPNVSVVDLVVQVSKKTFAEEVNAAFRESADKELNGILSVCDEPLVSVDFRCTDVSSTVDSSLTLVMGDDMVKVIAWYDNEWGYSQRVVDLAHIVADNWK, from the exons ATGGCTTCGGCTACTCTTTCTGTAGCCAAACCATCTCTTCAG GCAAATGGAAAAGGATTTGCAGAATTCTCAGGCCTACGCAACTCATCAGCTTGCCTTTCCTTTGGGAGAAAAAGCTCAGATGACATTTTTTCAATCGTCGCTATCCAGACACATTCT GCTGGAAGTGGAGGATACAGGAGAGGGGTAGTGGAAGCGAAGCTAAAGGTGGCCATAAATGGGTTCGGTAGAATAGGCAGAAATTTCTTGAGGTGCTGGCATGGCCGCAAGGACTCCCCTTTGGATGTCATTGCCATCAATGACACTGGAGGTGTGAAGCAGGCATCCCACCTCCTCAAGTACGACTCTACCCTCGGCATCTTCGACGCTGATGTCAAGCCTTCTGGCGACAAAGCCATCTCCGTTGATGGCAAGATCATCAAGGTCGTATCAAACCGTAACCCCGTCGACCTACCCTGGAA GGACTTGGAGATCGACCTGGTAATCGAAGGGACCGGGGTGTTTGTTGATAGAGAGGGTGCAGGCAAGCACATTCAGGCTGGGGCTAAGAAGGTGCTCATTACTGCCCCTGGGAAGGGTGACATCCCTACCTACGTTGTAGGAGTCAATGCAGACGCCTACAACCCAGCCGAGGCCATCATCAGCAATGCTTCTTGCACCACTAATTGCCTTGCTCCCTTTGTCAAGGTCCTTGACCAGAAGTTTG GCATCATCAAGGGCACCATGACTACCACTCACTCGTACACCGGTGACCAGAGGCTACTTGACGCCAGCCACCGCGATCTCAGGCGTGCACGAGCTGCTGCTCTAAACATTGTTCCCACCTCAACAGGTGCAGCAAAGGCTGTGGCCCTTGTCCTACCATCACTTAAAGGCAAACTCAATGGGATCGCCCTGCGTGTGCCTACTCCAAATGTGTCTGTGGTCGACCTTGTTGTCCAGGTATCTAAGAAGACCTTTGCTGAAGAGGTGAATGCTGCTTTCAGAGAAAGCGCTGATAAGGAGCTCAATGGTATTCTTTCTGTTTGCGATGAGCCCCTTGTTTCAGTGGATTTCAGGTGCACTGATGTATCCTCAACTGTTGATTCATCATTGACATTGGTCATGGGAGATGACATGGTGAAGGTAATTGCTTGGTACGATAACGAGTGGGGTTACTCTCAAAGGGTTGTGGATTTGGCTCACATTGTTGCCGACAACTGGAAGTGA
- the LOC115978185 gene encoding probable xyloglucan endotransglucosylase/hydrolase protein B, with protein MASNLWTLCLSFLLLASGAMSATPRKAIDVPFGRNYIPTWALDHIKYFNGGSEIQLSLDKFTGTGFQSKGSYLFGHFSMQIKMVPGDSAGTVTAFYLSSQNSEHDEMDFEFLGNRTRQPYILQTNVFSGGKGNREQRIYLWFDPTKAYHTYSVLWNLYQIVFFVDDVPIRVFKNNKDLGVRFPFNQPMKIYSSLWNADDWATRGGLEKTDWSKAPFVASYKSFHIDACEVSVNARFCQTQGKRWWDQKEFQDLDAFQYRRLSWVRHRYTIYNYCTDRVRFPSLPPECKRDRDV; from the exons ATGGCTTCTAATTTGTGGACTTTATGCCTAAGTTTCTTGCTTTTGGCCTCGGGGGCAATGAGTGCAACGCCTAGGAAAGCCATAGACGTACCATTCGGCCGAAACTATATACCAACGTGGGCTTTGGACCACATCAAGTACTTCAATGGCGGTTCAGAGATTCAGCTCTCACTGGACAAATTCACAG GAACTGGCTTTCAATCAAAAGGATCTTACTTGTTCGGTCACTTCAGCATGCAAATAAAAATGGTTCCAGGAGATTCAGCTGGAACAGTTACTGCTTTCTAT TTATCTTCACAAAATTCGGAGCACGATGAGATGGACTTTGAGTTCTTGGGGAACAGAACAAGGCAACCTTATATTTTGCAAACAAACGTGTTCAGCGGAGGGAAGGGAAATCGAGAGCAGAGAATTTATCTTTGGTTTGATCCAACCAAAGCCTACCACACTTATTCTGTCCTATGGAACTTGTATCAGATTGT GTTCTTTGTGGATGATGTGCCAATAAGGGTGTTCAAGAATAACAAAGACTTAGGGGTAAGATTCCCATTTAACCAACCCATGAAGATATATTCAAGCCTCTGGAACGCAGACGACTGGGCCACAAGGGGTGGCTTGGAGAAGACAGACTGGTCCAAGGCTCCCTTTGTAGCCTCTTACAAGAGCTTCCACATTGATGCATGTGAGGTATCAGTGAATGCAAGGTTCTGCCAGACTCAAGGGAAGAGATGGTGGGACCAGAAGGAGTTTCAGGATCTTGATGCCTTCCAATACAGAAGGCTCAGTTGGGTCCGCCATAGATACACCATCTACAACTACTGTACAGATCGTGTTCGCTTCCCTAGCCTCCCACCCGAGTGCAAACGAGACCGCGATGTTTAG